TCCTCGGCCAACGAGGTCAGCAACGACTGCCGCACGTGCAGCACCAACCACGGCGTCTGCGACACCGCCAGCACCAACGCGGGCAGGGCGAGGTGTGACACCACCTGGCCGAACGTCGCCTCCGCTCCCGCGTCGGTCAGCCCCGCGACCGGGAACCACCCCAGCGACAACGAGAAGACCGCGATCGCTACAAGAGCGAGCACGAAGGGTGGAATGCCTTCCAGGGCGTGGCCGATCGCCGTGACGCAGCGGTCGAGCCACCCGCCCTGCCGCCACGCGGCGAGCACACCGAGCACCAACGCGATCAGCACCGCCAGGACGAGCCCCACGGTCACCAGCAGCAGCGTCCACGGCAGGCGCTCGCCGATGACCTGCGCGACGGGCTGCCGGAACGACCGGCTCACCCCGAGGTCCCCGGACAGCAACCCGCCCGCCCATCGTCCGAATTGGACAACCAGGGAGTCGTTGAGCCCCAGTGCTTCCCGCGCCTGCGCGATCTCATCGGCCGAGGCGTTGAAGATCTGCACGCCGTAGTACTGGTGGATCGGGTCGAACGGCGATGCGGCGCCCAGGAGGAAGACGCCGACAGCAACAGCGCAGAGCACCGGGACCGCGAACACCACCCGCCGCAACGCCAGTGCCGCGATCTCCCGCGAGCGGCTTCTCACCCTCGGGGCACCCAGCTCTGCACGTTCCACCACGGCCCCCAGGTCAGGCCGTGCGTGTGCGGGTCGACGACCTCCTGGTAACCGGTCCACCCGTCACGCACGACGTAGGTGTGGTCCAGGAAGACGAGGAACACCATGCCGGGGTCGGCGGCGTAGGCGCGCTGGAACTGGCGGTAGTAGGCGACCCGCTGCGCGGGGTCGGTCTCCTTGCGCCCGGCGTCCAGCGCCGCGTCGACCTGGGCGTTGCGGTAGGAGCCGGGGTTGTTGAACCCGTTGGCGGCAAAGGAGGA
The window above is part of the Allokutzneria albata genome. Proteins encoded here:
- a CDS encoding ABC transporter permease — encoded protein: MRSRSREIAALALRRVVFAVPVLCAVAVGVFLLGAASPFDPIHQYYGVQIFNASADEIAQAREALGLNDSLVVQFGRWAGGLLSGDLGVSRSFRQPVAQVIGERLPWTLLLVTVGLVLAVLIALVLGVLAAWRQGGWLDRCVTAIGHALEGIPPFVLALVAIAVFSLSLGWFPVAGLTDAGAEATFGQVVSHLALPALVLAVSQTPWLVLHVRQSLLTSLAEDHVTGARARGLADRVVVLRHALPTALLPFVTLIGARVPELVTGAVLVEEVFSWPGVASAVVRAALAVDFPLLVVLSLLATTAVLIGSLLADVAAAVLDPRVGVDG